In Liquorilactobacillus nagelii DSM 13675, the following proteins share a genomic window:
- a CDS encoding universal stress protein — translation MQKKKLDLDFKTNFKPFDRILVAVDEDDSKSSLAAFQYALALAKPNLAALGIVSVLELEDLNVFETFSPEKRNQLRENLTVDLERYVKKAQENGIYDVRSFVQEGKPAATIISEIIPEFKPDVLLCGSKTKPVSNAKKIFIGSQASYLAQNAPCSVMVIRS, via the coding sequence TTGCAGAAAAAAAAGCTTGATTTAGATTTTAAAACGAATTTCAAACCTTTTGATCGTATTTTAGTGGCAGTTGATGAAGATGATTCAAAATCTTCCTTAGCTGCTTTTCAATATGCTTTAGCTTTAGCTAAGCCAAATTTAGCTGCTTTAGGAATTGTTTCGGTTTTAGAGCTAGAGGATTTAAATGTTTTTGAAACGTTTAGTCCGGAAAAAAGAAATCAATTGCGTGAAAACTTAACCGTTGATTTAGAACGATATGTTAAAAAAGCCCAGGAAAATGGAATTTATGACGTACGCTCTTTTGTTCAAGAAGGCAAACCAGCGGCGACCATTATCAGCGAAATTATTCCAGAATTTAAGCCAGATGTTCTATTGTGCGGTTCAAAGACAAAGCCGGTCAGCAATGCTAAAAAAATTTTTATTGGTTCGCAGGCCAGTTATTTAGCCCAAAATGCTCCTTGTTCAGTGATGGTAATTCGGTCTTAA